In Nostoc sp. CENA543, a single genomic region encodes these proteins:
- a CDS encoding glutathione S-transferase family protein codes for MLKFYYNPISVNARRVWVALLEKQIPFEPCLLNLDGDQFQASFTTINPLQRVPVIVDEGFRVVESLAILDYLEAKYPHPSLMPSQAQAIATVRMVEMVTLNELQPATMLLTRQLVDLDTNPQKLESSQKQVATVLQFYENLLGDKTYFAGEDFTLAEVVAGTLIPSLEMFGVNFDTYPRLSAWLQRLEARDSWQKTTPSMGAVLAAIPNIKAIIERRT; via the coding sequence ATGCTGAAGTTTTACTACAATCCCATTTCTGTGAATGCTCGTCGCGTTTGGGTGGCATTATTAGAAAAACAAATTCCCTTTGAACCCTGTTTGTTAAATCTGGATGGGGATCAATTTCAAGCTAGTTTCACCACAATTAATCCCTTGCAGCGTGTACCCGTAATTGTGGATGAGGGATTTCGGGTAGTGGAATCTCTAGCGATTTTAGATTATTTAGAGGCGAAATATCCCCACCCATCCTTAATGCCGAGTCAAGCCCAAGCGATCGCTACAGTACGGATGGTAGAAATGGTTACACTCAATGAACTACAGCCTGCTACCATGCTATTAACAAGGCAATTAGTAGATTTAGACACTAACCCCCAAAAACTAGAGTCTTCCCAAAAACAAGTCGCCACCGTCTTACAGTTTTACGAAAATTTATTAGGTGATAAGACTTACTTTGCTGGCGAAGATTTTACACTAGCAGAAGTAGTGGCAGGCACACTCATTCCGTCTTTAGAGATGTTTGGTGTTAATTTTGATACCTATCCCCGTCTATCAGCATGGCTTCAAAGACTGGAAGCACGAGATAGCTGGCAAAAAACTACTCCCAGCATGGGTGCTGTCTTAGCTGCCATACCCAACATCAAAGCCATCATAGAACGCCGGACTTAG